Proteins encoded in a region of the Bradyrhizobium sp. CB3481 genome:
- the dxr gene encoding 1-deoxy-D-xylulose-5-phosphate reductoisomerase encodes MSAVPLRNNKAAAAAARTVSVLGATGSIGDSTMDLLRGARDRYQVEALTANSNVEALAKLAKEFGARFAAIADPARLGELKAALAGTGIACGAGESAIIEAAARPADWVMAAVSGAAGLKPALAAVDRGAAVALANKECLVCAGDFFMQRAAKAGACILPADSEHNALFQALSSGNREELVRVIITASGGPFRTWAPADIEQATLEQALKHPNWSMGQKITIDSASMMNKGLEVIEASYLFALSADEIDVLVHPQSIIHGMVEFSDRSVVAQLGAPDMRIPIAHCLGWPDRIVGPSARLDLAKIGQLTFEAPDFERFPGLRLAYESLRTGRGATTVFNAANEVAVAAFIAGKIRFGSIARLVEATMNDWIRAGNLAPLSSADDAISVDYNARNRAASLLPQIALKAS; translated from the coding sequence ATGAGCGCAGTTCCATTGCGTAACAACAAGGCTGCGGCGGCTGCCGCACGCACGGTCTCGGTGCTGGGCGCCACCGGCTCGATCGGCGACAGCACGATGGATTTGCTGCGCGGCGCGCGCGACCGCTATCAGGTCGAGGCGCTGACGGCGAATTCCAATGTCGAGGCGCTGGCCAAACTCGCGAAGGAATTCGGCGCGCGGTTCGCCGCGATCGCCGATCCGGCGCGGCTGGGTGAGCTGAAGGCGGCGCTTGCCGGCACCGGCATCGCATGCGGCGCCGGCGAAAGCGCTATTATCGAGGCGGCTGCGCGTCCCGCCGACTGGGTGATGGCGGCGGTCAGCGGTGCAGCCGGCCTGAAGCCCGCTCTGGCGGCGGTCGATCGCGGCGCGGCGGTGGCGCTCGCCAACAAGGAATGCCTGGTCTGTGCCGGCGATTTCTTCATGCAGCGTGCGGCAAAGGCCGGCGCCTGCATCCTGCCTGCCGATTCTGAGCACAATGCGCTGTTTCAGGCGCTCTCGTCCGGCAATCGTGAAGAACTGGTGCGCGTGATCATCACGGCCTCGGGCGGGCCGTTCCGCACCTGGGCGCCGGCCGACATTGAGCAGGCGACGCTGGAGCAGGCGCTGAAGCATCCGAACTGGAGCATGGGTCAAAAGATCACGATCGATTCGGCCTCGATGATGAACAAGGGCCTCGAAGTCATCGAAGCTTCCTACCTGTTCGCGCTCTCGGCCGATGAAATCGACGTTCTCGTGCATCCGCAGTCGATCATTCACGGCATGGTTGAATTTTCCGATCGCTCGGTGGTGGCGCAGCTTGGCGCGCCCGACATGCGCATTCCGATCGCGCACTGCCTTGGTTGGCCCGATCGAATCGTCGGCCCATCGGCCCGGCTCGATCTCGCCAAAATCGGCCAGCTGACCTTCGAGGCGCCGGATTTCGAGCGGTTCCCGGGCTTGCGGCTGGCCTACGAATCGTTACGTACCGGACGTGGTGCGACCACGGTATTCAACGCCGCCAATGAGGTGGCGGTGGCGGCGTTCATCGCCGGAAAGATCCGGTTTGGATCGATCGCGCGCCTTGTCGAAGCCACCATGAACGACTGGATTCGCGCCGGAAACCTGGCGCCCCTGAGTTCGGCCGATGACGCGATTTCCGTTGACTATAACGCGCGAAATAGAGCCGCCTCCCTATTGCCTCAAATTGCCTTAAAGGCATCCTAG
- the rseP gene encoding RIP metalloprotease RseP, whose protein sequence is MTEFFLHSFNTLSHGLVGYIIPFLFVLTIVVFFHELGHFLVARWAGVKVLTFSLGFGPELAGFNDRHGTRWKISAIPLGGYVKFFGDESEASTPSSAETLARMTEEERAGSFHHKKVGARAAIVAAGPIANFILAIVIFTCLFTFFGKPSTTARVDKIEASSAAERAGFQVGDIVTAIDGKKIGSFSDMQRFVSVRAGETMTFTVKRGDSTLDLKGTPELREVKDPFGNTQRLGILGITRATSPGEATTEKVDPATALWLGVKETYFVIEQTLAYIGNIFTGRASADQIGGPIRIAQISGQVATLGLIPLLHLAAVLSISIGLLNLFPVPLLDGGHLMFYTAEVLRGRPLSEKSQEYGFRVGLVLVLMLMVFAFYNDFHQVPWLKGLFGRS, encoded by the coding sequence ATGACCGAATTTTTTCTGCATAGTTTCAATACGTTGAGCCACGGGCTCGTCGGCTACATCATCCCCTTTTTGTTCGTTCTGACCATTGTCGTGTTCTTTCATGAACTCGGCCACTTCCTGGTCGCACGCTGGGCGGGCGTGAAGGTGCTAACGTTCTCGCTCGGCTTCGGGCCGGAACTTGCCGGCTTCAACGACCGCCATGGAACGCGCTGGAAGATCTCCGCGATCCCGCTCGGCGGTTACGTGAAATTCTTCGGCGACGAATCGGAAGCCTCGACGCCCTCATCGGCCGAAACGCTCGCCCGCATGACCGAGGAAGAGCGGGCAGGCAGTTTCCACCACAAGAAGGTTGGCGCCCGCGCCGCCATCGTCGCCGCTGGTCCGATCGCGAATTTCATTCTGGCGATCGTTATCTTCACCTGCCTGTTCACCTTCTTCGGCAAGCCGAGCACGACGGCGCGGGTCGACAAGATCGAAGCCAGCAGCGCCGCCGAGCGGGCCGGGTTCCAGGTCGGCGACATCGTCACCGCCATCGACGGCAAGAAGATCGGCAGCTTCTCTGACATGCAGCGCTTCGTCAGCGTCCGCGCCGGCGAAACCATGACCTTTACCGTCAAGCGCGGCGATTCGACCTTGGATTTGAAGGGCACGCCGGAACTGCGTGAGGTGAAGGATCCCTTCGGGAACACGCAGCGGCTCGGCATTCTCGGCATCACCCGTGCGACATCACCGGGCGAAGCCACGACCGAGAAGGTCGATCCGGCAACCGCGCTCTGGCTCGGGGTCAAGGAAACCTACTTCGTCATCGAACAGACGCTCGCCTATATCGGGAACATTTTTACCGGCCGGGCCAGCGCCGACCAGATCGGTGGGCCGATTCGAATCGCCCAGATTTCGGGGCAGGTCGCGACCCTCGGGCTGATTCCCCTGCTGCATCTGGCGGCGGTGCTGTCCATCTCGATCGGGCTCTTGAACCTGTTCCCGGTTCCGCTGCTCGATGGCGGCCACCTTATGTTCTATACGGCCGAGGTGCTGCGGGGCCGTCCCTTGTCTGAAAAATCGCAGGAATACGGCTTCCGGGTGGGGCTGGTGCTGGTGCTGATGTTGATGGTGTTCGCTTTCTATAATGATTTCCATCAGGTGCCGTGGCTGAAGGGGCTTTTCGGCAGATCGTAG
- the bamA gene encoding outer membrane protein assembly factor BamA yields the protein MMLGMRVRGGLLAALIMVAAPTGGALVSAPAAAQTVASISVEGNRRVEVETIRSYFKPGPGGRLGQAQIDDGLKALIETGLFQDVRINQVGGRLVVTVVENAVIGRIAFEGNKKVKDEQLSAEIQSKPRGTFSRPMVQSDAQRIAEIYRRSGRYDVRVTPEIIEQPNNRVDLVFTITEGSKTGVKSIEFVGNVAYSSYRLKDVIKTRESNLLSFLGGADVYDPDRVEADRDLIRRFYLKNGYADVQVVAALTEYDPDKKGFLVTFKIDEGQQYRVASVDFQTSIPTLDAASMRSFSRVSVGSVYNAEALEKSVEEMQIEASRRGYAFAVVRPRGDRNFEQHTVSIVFAVDEGPRTYIERINIRGNTRTRDYVIRREFDLSEGDAYNRALVDRAERRLKNLDFFKSVRIVTEPGSSTDRVILIVDLEEKSTGDFSVSGGYSTTDGALAEVSISERNFLGRGLYAKAAVTYGQYARGGSLSFVDPYLFDYRVALGLDLFYREQLANSYIAYGTKTLGFSPRLGFTLREDLALQLRYSIYQQEISLPSQLANCNNVQFLPDGSPNPNFNPSPAFANANGISLVSTNGLGCYFDGEASLPVRRELQNGKALTSAIGYSLNYNTLDNNKNPTDGLLIDWKQDFAGVGGDVKYIKSAIDAKYYTPLVADIVGLIHLQGGILNQFGGSELRMLDHFQMGPNLVRGFAPNGIGPRDINPFGTRDALGGTKYWGASFELQMPFWFLPKEVGLKGSVYADAGGLWDYKGPTSWAATGEVNLPGCIPPTQATATAAATPGTCTGLQYDNGNVVRTSVGVGIIWASPFGPLRFDYAVPLTKGQFDRVQEFKFGGGTSF from the coding sequence ATGATGTTGGGAATGCGAGTGCGGGGGGGCTTGCTGGCCGCTCTGATCATGGTTGCCGCGCCGACGGGGGGTGCGCTGGTGTCTGCGCCGGCTGCGGCCCAGACCGTGGCGTCGATCTCCGTTGAGGGGAATCGGCGTGTCGAGGTTGAGACCATCCGTTCCTACTTCAAGCCAGGTCCCGGCGGCCGCCTTGGGCAGGCGCAGATCGACGACGGCCTGAAGGCGCTGATCGAGACCGGCCTGTTCCAGGACGTGCGAATCAACCAGGTCGGCGGCCGCTTGGTCGTGACCGTGGTCGAAAACGCCGTGATCGGCCGCATCGCCTTCGAAGGCAACAAGAAGGTCAAGGACGAGCAGCTCTCCGCTGAAATCCAGTCCAAGCCGCGCGGCACGTTCTCGCGGCCGATGGTCCAGTCGGATGCCCAGCGTATCGCCGAAATCTACCGCCGCTCGGGCCGTTATGACGTGCGCGTCACGCCTGAGATCATCGAGCAGCCGAACAACCGCGTCGACCTGGTCTTCACGATCACCGAGGGCAGCAAGACCGGCGTCAAGTCGATCGAGTTCGTCGGCAACGTCGCTTACTCCTCCTACCGCCTGAAGGACGTCATCAAGACGCGCGAGTCCAACCTGCTGAGCTTCCTCGGCGGTGCCGACGTCTACGATCCTGACCGGGTCGAGGCCGACCGCGACCTGATTCGTCGCTTCTATCTCAAGAACGGTTACGCCGACGTGCAGGTCGTCGCGGCGCTGACCGAGTATGACCCGGACAAGAAGGGCTTCCTCGTCACCTTCAAGATCGATGAGGGACAGCAATATCGCGTCGCCTCCGTCGACTTCCAGACCTCGATTCCGACGCTCGACGCCGCCTCGATGCGGAGCTTCTCACGCGTCAGCGTTGGCTCGGTCTACAACGCCGAGGCCCTCGAGAAATCCGTTGAGGAAATGCAGATTGAGGCGTCGCGGCGCGGCTACGCGTTCGCCGTGGTACGTCCGCGCGGCGATCGCAATTTCGAGCAGCACACCGTTTCGATCGTGTTTGCCGTCGACGAAGGCCCGCGCACCTATATCGAGCGCATCAACATCCGCGGCAACACCCGAACCCGTGACTACGTGATCCGCCGCGAGTTCGACCTGTCCGAAGGCGATGCCTACAACCGTGCGCTGGTCGATCGCGCCGAGCGCCGGCTGAAAAACCTCGACTTCTTCAAGAGCGTGAGGATCGTTACCGAGCCCGGCTCGTCGACCGACCGCGTGATCCTGATCGTCGATCTCGAAGAGAAGTCGACCGGCGACTTCTCGGTGTCGGGCGGCTACTCGACCACCGACGGTGCGCTGGCCGAAGTCAGTATCTCTGAGCGCAACTTCCTGGGCCGCGGTCTTTATGCCAAGGCAGCCGTGACCTACGGCCAGTATGCGCGCGGCGGCTCGCTGTCGTTCGTCGATCCCTATCTGTTCGACTACCGCGTCGCGCTCGGCCTCGACCTGTTCTATCGCGAGCAGCTGGCCAACAGCTACATCGCCTACGGCACCAAGACGTTGGGCTTCAGCCCGCGGCTCGGCTTCACCCTGCGGGAAGACCTCGCGCTGCAGCTGCGCTACTCGATCTATCAGCAGGAAATCTCGCTGCCGAGCCAGCTGGCGAACTGTAACAACGTGCAGTTCTTGCCTGACGGATCTCCGAATCCAAACTTCAATCCGAGCCCGGCCTTTGCGAATGCGAACGGCATCAGCCTGGTCTCCACAAACGGTCTCGGATGTTATTTCGACGGCGAAGCCTCGCTGCCGGTCCGCAGGGAGCTGCAGAACGGCAAGGCGCTGACCTCGGCGATCGGTTACTCGCTGAACTACAACACGCTTGATAATAACAAGAACCCGACCGACGGCTTGCTGATCGACTGGAAGCAGGACTTCGCCGGCGTTGGCGGCGATGTGAAGTACATCAAGTCGGCGATCGACGCGAAGTACTACACCCCGCTGGTCGCCGATATCGTCGGTTTGATCCACCTTCAGGGCGGCATCCTCAACCAGTTCGGCGGCAGCGAGCTGCGCATGCTCGACCACTTCCAGATGGGTCCAAATCTGGTTCGCGGTTTTGCGCCGAACGGCATCGGTCCGCGCGATATCAACCCCTTTGGCACGCGTGACGCGCTCGGCGGCACCAAGTACTGGGGCGCTTCGTTCGAACTGCAGATGCCGTTCTGGTTCCTGCCGAAGGAAGTCGGGCTCAAGGGCTCGGTCTATGCCGACGCCGGCGGATTGTGGGACTACAAGGGGCCGACGTCGTGGGCGGCAACGGGCGAGGTTAATCTGCCTGGTTGTATCCCGCCGACGCAGGCAACGGCGACGGCTGCGGCCACTCCTGGAACGTGTACCGGATTGCAGTACGACAACGGCAACGTCGTCCGTACCTCGGTGGGTGTCGGCATCATCTGGGCCTCGCCGTTCGGTCCGCTGCGCTTCGACTATGCGGTTCCGCTTACGAAGGGTCAGTTTGACCGCGTGCAGGAATTCAAGTTTGGCGGTGGCACATCGTTCTAA
- the lpxD gene encoding UDP-3-O-(3-hydroxymyristoyl)glucosamine N-acyltransferase produces the protein MAQPIFFKQPPSSTLAELAALTGAALVDSARGDHVIRGLASLDEAGPMHLAFFDNLKYVDQLKATKAGACLVSPRFEQQVPAHVAVLRAAQPFRAFVKLAREWHADALRPQSWFEIDGIAPSAIIDPSAHLEDGVIVDPLAVIGPRVEIGAGTVIGAGAVIGADVKIGRDCNVGARTAIQFSLIGNNVLIHPGCSIGQDGYGFIFFGPEGHLKVPQTGRVLIQNNVEIGASTTIDRGSLRDTVIGEGTKIDNQVQIGHNVTIGRHCLLAAQIGLAGSLTIGDNVAIGAKAGLNNHIKIGDGAQIAAMSAVKDDIPANERWGGHLARPTRQWFRESLALERLARDSAAHLKGEGKE, from the coding sequence ATGGCGCAGCCGATATTCTTCAAACAACCTCCTTCCTCAACGCTCGCCGAGCTGGCTGCGTTGACGGGAGCGGCATTGGTCGACTCCGCACGGGGCGATCACGTGATCAGGGGGCTGGCCTCGCTCGACGAAGCCGGTCCGATGCATCTGGCGTTCTTCGACAACCTCAAATATGTCGACCAACTCAAGGCGACCAAGGCCGGTGCCTGCCTTGTCAGCCCGCGCTTCGAGCAGCAGGTGCCCGCCCACGTTGCGGTGCTGCGCGCCGCCCAGCCGTTCCGCGCCTTCGTGAAGCTGGCGCGCGAATGGCACGCCGATGCGCTTCGGCCGCAGTCCTGGTTCGAGATTGACGGCATCGCACCGTCGGCGATCATCGACCCGTCGGCGCATCTGGAGGACGGCGTTATCGTCGATCCGCTGGCGGTGATCGGCCCGCGGGTCGAAATCGGCGCTGGAACCGTGATCGGAGCCGGCGCGGTGATCGGCGCCGACGTCAAGATCGGCCGCGACTGTAACGTCGGCGCGCGCACCGCGATCCAGTTTTCCCTGATCGGTAACAACGTCCTGATTCATCCCGGCTGCAGCATCGGGCAGGACGGCTATGGTTTCATCTTCTTCGGACCCGAGGGCCATCTCAAGGTGCCACAGACCGGCCGCGTCCTGATCCAGAACAATGTCGAGATCGGCGCCTCGACCACGATCGATCGCGGCAGCCTGCGCGACACCGTGATCGGTGAAGGCACCAAAATCGACAATCAGGTCCAGATCGGCCACAATGTGACCATCGGCAGGCACTGCCTGCTCGCGGCCCAGATCGGGCTCGCGGGCAGTCTGACGATAGGTGACAACGTGGCAATCGGCGCCAAAGCGGGACTTAACAATCACATCAAGATTGGCGATGGAGCGCAGATCGCTGCCATGAGCGCGGTTAAGGACGACATTCCTGCCAACGAACGCTGGGGCGGTCATCTAGCTCGGCCAACCCGGCAATGGTTTCGAGAGTCGCTGGCGCTTGAACGCTTGGCTCGCGATAGCGCAGCCCATTTAAAGGGCGAGGGGAAGGAGTGA
- the fabZ gene encoding 3-hydroxyacyl-ACP dehydratase FabZ codes for MEEAPVRFELVDINEILKTLPHRYPMLLIDRVIKIRTDYSGIGIKNVTFNEPPFLGHFPERPVYPGVMMIEAMAQTAGVIGIKSVEGTEKPRAVYFLTIDKCKFRKPVMPGDTVEYHMRSIGRRKAMWWFHGDAKVNGTVVAEADVGAMLTD; via the coding sequence ATGGAGGAAGCACCTGTCAGGTTCGAGCTCGTTGACATCAACGAGATCCTCAAGACCCTCCCGCACCGTTATCCGATGCTGCTGATCGACCGGGTGATCAAGATCCGGACCGACTACAGCGGCATCGGCATCAAGAACGTCACCTTCAACGAGCCGCCGTTTCTCGGCCATTTTCCCGAGCGTCCGGTCTATCCCGGCGTGATGATGATCGAGGCCATGGCGCAGACCGCAGGCGTGATCGGAATCAAGTCGGTCGAAGGCACCGAGAAGCCGCGCGCGGTTTATTTCCTGACCATCGACAAGTGCAAATTCCGAAAGCCGGTGATGCCCGGCGACACCGTCGAGTATCACATGCGCTCGATCGGGCGACGCAAGGCGATGTGGTGGTTTCACGGCGACGCCAAGGTCAACGGCACGGTCGTCGCCGAAGCCGACGTCGGCGCCATGCTGACCGACTGA
- a CDS encoding histidine phosphatase family protein, protein MNKLVSFISFLVIFLLASLPTDAADLNGLIASLKGGGYVIVFRHGATDDSQKDVYPFKFDDMSAQRQLNDKGRAMARELGAALAKLGVPIGEVYTSRLNRAVETGRLIGGKDVSPVDELTDSGAGSASSMANPDGKNVKVGRAVRELVSAPPRAGANTLAVTHKTNVTDAFGKEFADIREGEALVYKTSASGQAAFVARVQASEWIALAGS, encoded by the coding sequence GTGAACAAGCTTGTGTCCTTTATTTCGTTTTTAGTCATTTTCCTCCTGGCGTCGCTGCCCACTGATGCGGCTGATCTGAACGGTCTGATTGCTTCGCTGAAGGGCGGCGGCTACGTCATCGTATTTCGGCACGGCGCCACCGACGACAGCCAGAAGGATGTCTATCCCTTCAAATTCGACGACATGAGCGCGCAGCGGCAACTGAACGACAAGGGCCGCGCGATGGCGCGCGAGCTTGGTGCGGCGCTTGCGAAACTGGGCGTGCCGATCGGCGAGGTCTATACCAGCCGCCTGAACCGCGCGGTCGAGACCGGCCGGCTGATCGGCGGCAAGGACGTCTCGCCAGTGGACGAATTGACCGACAGCGGCGCCGGCAGTGCGTCGTCAATGGCCAATCCCGACGGCAAGAACGTCAAGGTCGGACGTGCCGTGCGCGAGCTGGTCAGCGCGCCGCCGAGGGCCGGTGCCAACACTCTGGCCGTGACGCACAAGACCAACGTCACCGACGCCTTTGGCAAGGAGTTTGCCGATATCCGCGAGGGCGAGGCGCTCGTCTATAAGACGAGCGCTTCCGGCCAGGCCGCGTTCGTCGCGCGCGTGCAGGCGAGCGAATGGATCGCGCTGGCGGGCAGCTAG
- the lpxA gene encoding acyl-ACP--UDP-N-acetylglucosamine O-acyltransferase — translation MGTIDPTARVEDGAVIGEGTTIGPYCIIGPNVVIGANCKLIAHVHVTAQTTIGDGCTIYPFVSLGTPPQSLSYKGELTRLEIGAGCTIRESTTMNAGTVAGGGVTRVGDRGYFMNCSHVGHDCLVGNDVIFATSATLGGHCEIGDFVFIGGLSAVHQFTRIGPQVMVGGVCGVRGDIIPFGLANGQYASLEGLNIIGMKRRKFTKERLAKVRAFYQKLFHGPGVFAERLNAVQPMAREDPAIAEILTFIAQGKHRPLCLPASEGNKQ, via the coding sequence ATGGGTACGATCGATCCAACCGCGCGGGTTGAGGATGGCGCTGTGATCGGCGAGGGGACCACGATCGGTCCCTATTGCATTATCGGGCCTAACGTCGTGATCGGCGCAAATTGCAAACTGATCGCGCATGTGCACGTCACGGCGCAGACGACGATTGGCGATGGCTGCACCATCTATCCGTTCGTCTCCCTTGGCACCCCGCCACAATCGCTGAGCTACAAGGGCGAACTGACCAGGCTCGAGATCGGCGCCGGCTGCACCATCCGCGAATCCACCACCATGAATGCCGGGACGGTTGCCGGCGGCGGCGTGACACGGGTCGGCGACCGCGGCTATTTCATGAACTGCAGCCATGTTGGGCACGATTGCCTGGTTGGCAATGACGTGATTTTCGCGACATCGGCAACACTCGGCGGTCACTGCGAGATCGGCGATTTCGTCTTCATCGGCGGGCTCTCCGCGGTGCACCAGTTCACCCGGATCGGACCGCAGGTGATGGTCGGCGGCGTCTGCGGGGTGCGCGGCGACATCATTCCGTTCGGGCTCGCCAACGGCCAATATGCCAGCCTCGAAGGGCTGAACATCATCGGCATGAAGCGCCGCAAGTTTACCAAGGAGCGGCTCGCCAAGGTGCGCGCGTTCTATCAGAAGCTGTTTCACGGGCCCGGCGTCTTTGCCGAGCGGCTGAACGCGGTGCAGCCGATGGCCCGCGAGGATCCGGCGATAGCCGAAATCCTCACGTTCATCGCACAGGGCAAGCATCGTCCGCTCTGCCTTCCCGCCAGCGAGGGCAACAAGCAATGA
- the lpxI gene encoding UDP-2,3-diacylglucosamine diphosphatase LpxI (LpxI, functionally equivalent to LpxH, replaces it in LPS biosynthesis in a minority of bacteria.) — protein sequence MTSAASDISSPVGVIAGGGAMPFAVADSLVARGIAPVLFALRGACDAERVGRFRHHWISVGQLGRATKLFRSEGCRDLIFIGTLLRPALSEIRLDWGTIRVLGRIWAAFRGGDDHLLSGIGRILEQDGFRMVGVRDVAPDVLMPEGNIARAAPDSAGIADIARGREVLGALGPFDIGQAVVVIDGHVVAVEDIEGTDGLLARVARLREAGRIRAKAGRGVLVKAPKSGQDLRYDLPTVGARTVEGAAKAGLAGIAVIAGHTIAADAQAMIAAADSAGLFIQGLSA from the coding sequence ATGACTTCAGCGGCTTCCGACATTTCGTCACCCGTCGGCGTCATCGCCGGCGGCGGCGCCATGCCGTTCGCGGTCGCGGATTCGCTGGTCGCGCGGGGGATCGCTCCGGTGCTGTTTGCGCTGCGCGGCGCCTGCGACGCGGAGCGCGTCGGCCGCTTTCGCCATCACTGGATTTCGGTCGGGCAGCTCGGGCGTGCGACAAAGCTGTTTCGCAGCGAAGGCTGCCGCGACCTGATCTTCATCGGCACCCTGCTGCGCCCCGCGCTGTCGGAGATCCGGCTGGACTGGGGAACGATCCGCGTTCTCGGCCGCATCTGGGCGGCATTCCGCGGCGGCGACGACCATCTGTTATCGGGGATTGGCCGCATCCTCGAACAGGACGGTTTCCGGATGGTCGGCGTCAGGGACGTGGCTCCCGATGTGCTGATGCCGGAGGGAAATATTGCGCGCGCCGCGCCTGATTCCGCAGGTATCGCCGACATCGCCAGGGGACGGGAGGTGCTTGGCGCGCTCGGCCCGTTCGATATCGGTCAGGCCGTCGTCGTGATCGACGGGCACGTGGTGGCGGTGGAGGACATCGAGGGCACCGACGGGCTTTTGGCGCGCGTGGCGCGGCTGCGCGAGGCCGGGCGGATCAGAGCCAAAGCGGGCCGCGGCGTGCTGGTGAAAGCGCCCAAGAGCGGGCAGGATTTGCGCTACGATCTGCCGACCGTGGGCGCCAGGACGGTCGAGGGCGCGGCGAAGGCCGGGCTCGCCGGTATCGCCGTGATCGCCGGCCATACGATTGCCGCTGACGCGCAGGCCATGATCGCGGCCGCCGACAGCGCTGGCCTGTTCATCCAGGGGCTATCAGCGTGA
- the lpxB gene encoding lipid-A-disaccharide synthase: MERRIFLIATEESGDRLGANLMKVLRQRLGDGVRFEGVGGRAMAREGLDTLFPIEELSIIGLAAVVRELPKILGLIKETAIAVTEAAPDILVIIDSPDFTHRVAKRVRAKDPSIPIVDYVSPSVWAWRPGRARAMLKYVDHVLALLPFEPEAYQRLHGPPCSYVGHPLVEQLASLRPNADEAKRRAESPPVLLVLPGSRRSEIRHHMTVFGQAVGLLQERGVAFELMLPTMPHLQETVVEAVKGWPVQPQVVIGEQDKRAAFRIAHAALAKSGTVTLELALAGVPMVTAYRVGAIEAFILRRAIRVSSVILANLVIGKDVIPEFLQEACTPEKLAEALADVLSDSALRRQQLEAFATLDTIMSTGDQPPSVRAADIVLATMYKPRVS, encoded by the coding sequence ATGGAGCGGAGGATATTTCTGATCGCGACGGAGGAATCCGGCGATCGGCTTGGCGCCAATTTGATGAAGGTGCTGCGCCAGCGTCTCGGCGACGGCGTGCGGTTCGAAGGCGTCGGAGGGCGCGCGATGGCGCGCGAAGGGCTCGACACGCTGTTTCCGATCGAAGAGCTTTCGATCATCGGGCTTGCCGCGGTCGTCAGGGAATTGCCGAAGATCCTCGGGCTGATCAAGGAAACCGCGATCGCCGTTACGGAAGCTGCACCGGATATCCTCGTCATCATCGACAGTCCGGATTTTACCCACCGCGTGGCGAAGCGCGTGCGTGCCAAGGACCCGTCGATTCCGATCGTCGACTATGTGTCGCCCTCGGTCTGGGCGTGGCGGCCAGGCCGGGCGCGCGCGATGCTGAAATATGTCGATCACGTGCTGGCGTTGCTGCCGTTCGAGCCCGAGGCCTATCAGCGCTTGCACGGGCCGCCCTGCAGCTATGTCGGCCATCCCCTGGTCGAACAATTGGCCTCGCTGCGCCCGAATGCGGATGAGGCCAAACGGCGGGCGGAATCGCCGCCGGTGCTGCTGGTGCTGCCGGGCAGCCGCCGCAGCGAAATACGCCACCACATGACGGTGTTCGGCCAGGCGGTGGGGCTGTTGCAGGAGCGGGGCGTCGCGTTCGAATTGATGCTGCCGACCATGCCGCATCTGCAGGAAACAGTGGTCGAGGCCGTAAAGGGCTGGCCGGTCCAGCCCCAGGTCGTGATCGGCGAGCAGGACAAGCGGGCCGCATTCCGGATCGCGCACGCGGCGCTCGCCAAGTCCGGCACCGTGACGCTCGAGCTCGCGCTGGCGGGCGTGCCGATGGTGACGGCCTACCGCGTCGGTGCCATTGAGGCGTTCATCCTGCGGCGGGCGATCCGCGTGTCGTCGGTGATCCTTGCCAACCTCGTGATCGGCAAGGACGTCATTCCCGAGTTTCTTCAGGAGGCGTGTACGCCCGAAAAGCTGGCGGAGGCGCTTGCCGACGTGCTGTCGGATTCGGCGCTGCGCCGCCAGCAGCTCGAGGCCTTCGCCACGCTGGATACGATCATGTCGACCGGCGATCAGCCGCCGAGCGTGCGCGCCGCCGATATCGTGCTTGCGACGATGTACAAGCCGCGGGTTTCGTAG